One window from the genome of Echinicola vietnamensis DSM 17526 encodes:
- the dtd gene encoding D-aminoacyl-tRNA deacylase, producing the protein MIAVIQRVSESSVKIDGKIKGQIGIGMMVLLGIEEADGEEDIAWLSRKMVNLRIFSDEAGVMNKSLLAVGGDVLLISQFTLHASTKKGNRPSYIKAAKPEVAIPLYEKFIASVEKDLGKPIQTGEFGADMKVALINDGPVTITIDTKNKM; encoded by the coding sequence ATGATAGCAGTTATTCAGCGAGTTTCTGAATCTTCGGTGAAAATTGACGGGAAGATAAAAGGGCAAATCGGCATCGGAATGATGGTGCTCTTAGGAATCGAGGAAGCAGATGGAGAGGAGGACATTGCTTGGCTGAGCAGGAAGATGGTCAATCTCCGGATTTTCAGTGATGAGGCGGGCGTCATGAACAAAAGCCTGTTAGCGGTAGGAGGAGATGTTCTGCTGATCAGCCAATTTACCCTGCATGCCAGCACCAAAAAAGGAAACCGTCCTTCCTACATCAAAGCGGCCAAACCTGAAGTGGCCATTCCGCTTTACGAGAAATTTATCGCTTCAGTAGAAAAAGATCTGGGCAAGCCCATTCAGACAGGGGAGTTTGGTGCCGACATGAAAGTGGCCTTGATCAATGATGGGCCAGTCACCATTACGATCGATACCAAAAATAAAATGTAA